In a single window of the Blattabacterium cuenoti genome:
- a CDS encoding serine O-acetyltransferase — translation MLDFLITIFENNRNKNIFPDKKKSEDFVKKLFHTLFTPDQNILDDAILFKKNYENLQKLLYEIFIELNINEKDSDNFTRIFFKEVPNIYKTLIIDANAILKSDPAATVIEEIFLSYPGFFATALYRIAHQLWIQKIPIIPRLITEYAHSKTGVDIHASAEIGKAFAIDHGTGIVIGSSTKIGDKVKIYQGVTLGAIYVDKKLANIKRHPTIENQVTIYAGATVLGGETIIGHDSVLGGNVWVTKSVPPFSIVYQKSEIKMRNNSPFPDPINFMI, via the coding sequence ATGTTAGATTTTTTAATAACCATATTTGAAAATAATAGAAATAAAAATATTTTTCCTGATAAAAAAAAATCTGAAGATTTTGTTAAAAAATTATTTCATACTTTATTTACTCCCGATCAAAATATTTTAGATGATGCAATTCTTTTTAAAAAAAATTATGAAAATTTACAAAAACTTTTATACGAAATTTTCATTGAATTGAATATAAATGAAAAAGATTCTGATAATTTTACTCGAATTTTTTTCAAAGAAGTACCTAATATTTATAAAACTTTGATAATAGATGCTAATGCAATACTTAAATCGGATCCCGCAGCAACAGTTATAGAAGAAATTTTCCTTTCTTATCCTGGGTTCTTTGCCACTGCATTATATAGAATAGCACATCAATTATGGATTCAAAAAATTCCGATTATTCCAAGATTGATTACAGAATATGCACATAGTAAAACTGGAGTGGATATTCATGCATCTGCAGAAATAGGAAAAGCTTTTGCTATCGATCATGGAACAGGAATAGTTATAGGATCTAGTACCAAAATAGGAGATAAAGTTAAAATATATCAAGGAGTTACTTTAGGGGCTATTTATGTAGATAAAAAATTAGCAAATATAAAACGTCATCCTACAATAGAAAATCAAGTTACAATTTATGCTGGAGCTACTGTTCTAGGAGGAGAAACTATAATAGGTCATGATAGTGTGCTAGGAGGTAATGTTTGGGTTACAAAAAGTGTACCTCCTTTTTCTATAGTCTATCAAAAAAGTGAAATAAAAATGAGAAATAATAGTCCTTTTCCTGATCCCATTAATTTTATGATATAA
- a CDS encoding NADP-dependent isocitrate dehydrogenase, producing the protein MKKIKVNNPIVEIDGDEMARVIWKYIKKYFIIPYLDIKIIYFDLGIENRNITNDKITVEAAYAIKKYNVGIKCATITPDENRVKEFYLKKMWKSPNGTIRNIINGTVFREPIIVKNIYRSIKNWKNPICIARHAYADQYQATDFIVKGKGKLYISFIPDDNKKNKPIKFEIYHFMDPGIAMGMYNTDKSIYGFARSCFNYSIYKKWPLFLSTKNTILKAYDGRFKNIFQEIYNNEFKSKFENLQITYEHRLIDDMIAKAIKSNGKFIWACKNYDGDVLSDCIAQGFGSLGMMTSVLLTPDGKTLESEAAHGTITRHYRLYQKGKETSTNPIASIFSWTRGLKHRAILDKNIDLKFFSEKMEKACIDFIESGKMTKDLVQQSNEKNKYLSTKTFLKELKIFFDKKMNKKI; encoded by the coding sequence ATGAAAAAAATTAAAGTCAACAATCCTATAGTAGAAATAGATGGAGATGAAATGGCAAGAGTTATATGGAAATATATTAAAAAATATTTTATTATACCTTATTTAGATATAAAAATCATTTATTTTGACTTAGGAATAGAAAATAGAAATATAACAAATGATAAAATAACTGTAGAAGCTGCTTATGCTATAAAAAAATATAATGTAGGAATTAAATGCGCGACAATCACACCAGATGAAAATAGAGTGAAAGAATTTTATCTCAAAAAAATGTGGAAATCTCCAAATGGAACTATTCGAAATATTATTAACGGAACTGTTTTCAGAGAACCTATTATAGTAAAAAATATTTATCGTTCGATTAAAAATTGGAAAAACCCCATATGTATAGCTCGACATGCTTATGCTGACCAATACCAAGCTACAGATTTTATTGTCAAAGGAAAAGGAAAATTATACATCTCTTTTATACCAGATGACAATAAAAAAAATAAACCAATAAAATTTGAAATTTATCATTTTATGGACCCTGGTATTGCTATGGGAATGTATAATACTGATAAGTCGATCTATGGATTTGCTCGTTCTTGTTTTAATTATTCTATATATAAAAAATGGCCTCTTTTCTTATCTACCAAAAATACTATTTTAAAAGCATATGATGGAAGATTCAAAAATATATTTCAAGAAATATATAATAATGAATTCAAATCAAAATTCGAAAATTTACAAATTACTTATGAACATCGTTTAATTGATGATATGATAGCAAAAGCTATTAAATCAAATGGAAAATTTATATGGGCCTGTAAAAATTATGATGGAGATGTCCTATCAGATTGTATAGCGCAAGGATTTGGTTCACTAGGAATGATGACATCTGTTTTGCTTACTCCAGACGGAAAGACTTTGGAATCTGAAGCCGCTCATGGAACGATAACAAGACATTATAGATTATATCAAAAAGGGAAAGAAACATCAACCAATCCTATCGCTTCTATTTTTTCTTGGACTCGTGGGCTGAAACATAGAGCTATTCTAGATAAAAATATAGATTTAAAGTTTTTTTCGGAAAAAATGGAAAAAGCATGTATAGATTTTATAGAATCTGGAAAAATGACTAAAGACTTAGTTCAACAGTCCAATGAAAAAAATAAGTACCTAAGTACTAAAACTTTTCTTAAAGAACTCAAAATATTTTTTGATAAAAAAATGAATAAAAAAATATAA
- a CDS encoding AMP-binding protein, with protein sequence MENKNIINKSKKMWIDFSSKKTFPSFYSNFLQKKDFYWKKAILSFLENWYDNKPILSFTSGTTGRPKNIFLCKKHMYKRAIKTVEFLKLKKKGIRGLLCLSPDFIAAKMFLVRAIIFKWKIYCIPPSSNPLKNIKEYFDITSMVPLQVFFSLKYLKYIKIVLIGGYSISNFLEKKLQNISTICYSTYGMTETLGHIAIKKINGSNKSTFYKSFQDVTLSVDNRNCLRIFFSCTCTCCRNSFVQTNDIVDMISKNTFIWIGRYDNVINSGGIKIIPELIEKEISSFIPCEKRFFISSIPDNILGEKIILIIEGNPFSLHFPDNIFSKKKKFYKPKNIFFIPFFTKSLFEKFNRKEIIKKLKI encoded by the coding sequence ATGGAAAATAAAAACATTATTAATAAATCAAAAAAAATGTGGATAGATTTTTCTTCTAAAAAAACATTCCCCTCTTTTTATTCTAATTTTCTTCAAAAGAAAGATTTTTATTGGAAAAAAGCTATTTTGTCATTTTTAGAAAATTGGTATGATAATAAACCTATTTTATCTTTTACTTCTGGAACTACAGGAAGACCTAAAAATATTTTTTTATGTAAAAAACATATGTATAAAAGAGCTATAAAAACTGTAGAATTTTTAAAACTTAAAAAAAAAGGAATTAGAGGTTTATTATGTTTATCTCCAGATTTTATAGCTGCTAAAATGTTTTTAGTACGTGCTATCATTTTTAAATGGAAAATATACTGTATTCCTCCATCATCTAATCCTTTAAAAAATATTAAAGAATATTTTGATATTACATCAATGGTTCCATTACAAGTTTTTTTCAGTTTAAAATATTTAAAATATATTAAAATTGTTTTAATAGGAGGATATTCTATTTCAAATTTTTTGGAAAAAAAATTGCAAAATATTTCAACAATTTGTTATTCTACTTATGGAATGACAGAAACTTTAGGTCATATAGCTATAAAAAAAATTAATGGATCAAATAAATCAACCTTTTATAAATCATTTCAAGATGTCACTTTGAGTGTAGATAATAGGAATTGCTTGAGAATTTTTTTTTCATGTACGTGTACATGTTGTAGGAATTCATTTGTACAAACAAATGATATTGTTGATATGATATCTAAAAATACATTTATTTGGATAGGTAGATATGATAATGTCATTAATAGTGGAGGAATTAAAATTATTCCTGAGTTAATAGAAAAAGAAATTAGTTCTTTTATTCCTTGTGAAAAACGATTTTTTATATCTTCAATTCCAGATAATATTTTAGGAGAAAAAATAATATTGATTATTGAAGGAAATCCTTTTTCATTACATTTTCCTGATAACATTTTTAGTAAAAAAAAGAAATTTTATAAACCAAAAAATATTTTTTTTATTCCTTTTTTTACAAAAAGTTTATTTGAAAAATTCAATAGAAAAGAAATTATAAAAAAACTAAAAATCTAA
- a CDS encoding enolase C-terminal domain-like protein gives MKEINCFLKKRTFFFKKEIFNSNKTFIKNTIWFIILIKRNKIGIGECNPILDQLALKNLKKFEIELKNLLNKIYIFKKTEISYYYKYISYSSILFGLEQAFLSLNNQFPILYDSEFTYGKKGISINSLMWLNSFNNIKYAMKEMKNQINKGFLYIKMKINTRLIDLQFIIMSKIKKIYPFIKIRIDANGCFKDVQETLYYLNKFYDLNIIDLIEQPISSGNWKDMSKICEKSKLPIALDEELANVNVLEEKKKLLDIIKPKYIILKPSVNGGFYRSEEWILEANKRKIKWYISSSLESNIGINAIAQWTFQMQKKYNNKNFNTHGLNTGILYANNWISPLEIKKGFIWYNPFIKWKIKTLLINQKKCG, from the coding sequence ATGAAAGAAATTAATTGTTTTTTGAAAAAACGAACATTTTTTTTTAAAAAAGAAATATTTAACTCCAATAAAACATTTATAAAAAATACTATATGGTTTATTATCCTGATAAAAAGAAACAAAATAGGAATAGGAGAATGCAATCCAATATTGGATCAATTAGCATTGAAAAATTTAAAAAAATTTGAAATAGAACTAAAAAATCTTCTTAATAAAATTTATATTTTCAAAAAAACAGAAATTTCTTATTATTACAAATACATTTCATATTCATCTATTCTATTTGGATTAGAACAAGCTTTTTTAAGTTTAAATAATCAATTTCCTATATTGTACGATTCTGAATTCACTTATGGAAAAAAAGGCATTTCTATAAATAGTTTAATGTGGTTGAATTCATTTAATAATATAAAATATGCAATGAAAGAAATGAAAAACCAAATAAACAAAGGTTTTTTATATATAAAAATGAAGATCAACACAAGATTGATTGATCTTCAATTTATTATTATGAGTAAAATAAAAAAGATATATCCATTTATTAAAATACGTATAGATGCAAATGGCTGTTTTAAAGATGTTCAAGAAACTTTATATTATTTAAATAAATTTTATGATTTAAATATAATTGATCTAATAGAACAACCTATATCATCTGGAAATTGGAAAGATATGTCAAAGATATGTGAAAAATCAAAATTACCTATAGCATTAGACGAAGAATTAGCAAATGTTAACGTATTAGAGGAAAAAAAAAAATTATTAGATATTATTAAACCTAAATATATTATATTGAAACCTAGTGTAAATGGGGGATTTTATAGATCTGAAGAATGGATATTAGAAGCTAATAAAAGAAAAATAAAATGGTATATTAGTTCTTCTTTAGAAAGTAATATTGGTATCAATGCAATAGCTCAATGGACTTTCCAAATGCAAAAAAAATATAATAATAAAAATTTTAATACACATGGATTAAATACAGGAATTTTATATGCAAATAATTGGATTTCTCCTTTAGAAATTAAAAAGGGTTTTATTTGGTATAACCCATTCATAAAATGGAAAATAAAAACATTATTAATAAATCAAAAAAAATGTGGATAG
- a CDS encoding metal-dependent hydrolase produces MKVTFFSHSTCMLKVHEKYLLIDPFLSENPIFRNENVFKLFKKIDYILLTHAHYDHVCDVELLTRKYNNILVISNYEISNYFNKKGIKTCGINYGSFISFPFGKLKYIWAAHSSVFNDGTYGGNPGGFLLHTDEGNIYISGDTSVIYEMNLIPTFGKLKLSILPIGGKYTMDVEEAIIASDFLKSEKILGVHYDTFEDIRIDKEQAQKRFFKKGKELILLEKGKTICI; encoded by the coding sequence ATGAAAGTTACTTTTTTTTCACATAGTACATGCATGTTAAAAGTACATGAAAAATATTTATTAATAGATCCTTTTTTATCTGAAAATCCTATTTTTAGGAATGAAAATGTTTTCAAATTATTTAAAAAAATAGATTATATTTTATTGACTCATGCGCATTATGATCATGTATGTGATGTAGAATTACTTACACGTAAGTATAATAATATTTTAGTAATTTCTAATTATGAAATATCTAATTATTTTAATAAAAAAGGGATAAAAACATGTGGAATTAACTATGGCTCTTTTATATCTTTTCCTTTCGGAAAATTAAAATATATTTGGGCTGCCCATTCTAGTGTTTTTAACGATGGAACTTATGGAGGAAATCCAGGAGGTTTTCTCTTACATACAGATGAAGGAAATATATATATATCAGGAGATACTTCTGTAATATATGAAATGAATCTTATCCCCACTTTTGGAAAGTTGAAACTTTCTATTTTACCAATAGGTGGAAAATATACAATGGACGTAGAAGAGGCTATAATAGCTTCGGATTTTTTAAAATCCGAAAAAATATTAGGGGTTCATTATGATACTTTTGAAGATATCAGAATTGATAAAGAACAAGCACAAAAAAGATTTTTTAAAAAAGGAAAAGAATTAATTTTATTAGAAAAGGGAAAAACTATTTGTATTTAA
- the menA gene encoding 1,4-dihydroxy-2-naphthoate octaprenyltransferase, protein MKLKYWIYAARIHTLPLSFSGISSSFLISKSRTNVSFTSYVLCIITALLLQILANFSNDYGDSITGVDNFKRIGPKRTIQCGFISLSEMKKAIYIFSVLSFFSGFLLLCNTILWENVFIFFIYFIGIFICIYCSIKYSIGRYPYGYIAGIGDLCVIIFFGILSVEGSYFLYTHTLCTDMFFLSLSIGFLNVGVLNINNMRDIDNDYENGKYTMAVWLGIKYAKLYHIFIVLNSIFLGGYFIFLNQKTVYQWFFFIFFVIFLILHIKNIINIKEKELFNYELKKLVILTFLYGFSIGISF, encoded by the coding sequence ATGAAATTAAAATATTGGATTTATGCAGCTCGTATTCATACTTTACCTTTATCTTTTTCTGGTATAAGTTCAAGTTTTCTTATATCTAAATCAAGAACAAATGTTAGTTTTACTTCTTATGTTTTATGTATTATCACTGCATTATTATTACAAATATTGGCTAATTTTTCAAATGATTATGGAGATAGTATAACAGGAGTAGATAATTTTAAACGAATAGGTCCTAAAAGAACAATTCAATGTGGTTTTATTTCTTTATCAGAAATGAAAAAAGCGATCTATATATTTTCTGTATTATCTTTTTTTTCAGGATTTCTATTACTTTGTAATACTATTTTATGGGAAAATGTTTTTATTTTTTTTATATATTTTATAGGAATTTTTATATGTATATACTGTTCAATAAAATATTCTATCGGACGTTATCCTTATGGATATATAGCAGGAATAGGTGATTTATGTGTTATAATTTTTTTTGGAATTCTCTCGGTAGAAGGAAGTTATTTCTTGTATACACATACTTTATGTACAGATATGTTTTTTCTTTCTTTATCTATAGGATTTTTAAACGTAGGAGTTTTGAATATTAATAATATGAGAGATATAGATAACGATTATGAAAATGGAAAATATACCATGGCTGTATGGTTAGGTATTAAATATGCAAAATTATATCATATATTTATTGTATTGAATTCAATATTTTTAGGTGGATATTTTATTTTTTTAAACCAAAAAACCGTTTATCAATGGTTTTTTTTTATATTTTTTGTTATATTCTTAATATTACATATAAAAAATATAATTAATATAAAAGAAAAAGAATTGTTCAATTATGAATTGAAAAAATTAGTTATACTTACTTTTTTATATGGATTTAGTATAGGAATTAGTTTTTAA
- the menB gene encoding 1,4-dihydroxy-2-naphthoyl-CoA synthase has product MNYTINWTPIKKYEDILFLFGEGISKIEINRPWCHNAFRVETVNEMIDAINICSNRVDIDVLIITGSGNKSFCSGGDQTTRGLGGYLGKDGIPRLNILDFYKRIRELPKPVIAMVNGYAVGGGHVLHVVCDLTIASDNAIFSQVGPKVGSFDGGFGCSYLARHIGQKKTREMWFLCKEYTAKEALSMGLINKVVEKNELEKKTIEWCKIIQKRSPMSLRMIKRSLNAELDGQHGLMQLAGDATLMYYLMEESKEGKRAFLEKRSPNFKKFPKFL; this is encoded by the coding sequence ATGAATTATACTATAAATTGGACCCCGATTAAGAAATATGAAGATATATTATTTCTTTTTGGAGAAGGCATTTCTAAAATAGAGATTAATAGACCATGGTGTCATAATGCATTTCGTGTAGAAACAGTTAATGAAATGATAGATGCTATAAACATATGTAGTAATAGAGTTGATATTGATGTCTTAATCATAACTGGATCAGGAAATAAATCTTTTTGTTCTGGAGGAGACCAGACTACAAGAGGTTTAGGTGGATATTTAGGAAAAGATGGAATCCCAAGATTAAATATTTTAGATTTTTATAAAAGAATAAGAGAATTACCTAAACCAGTTATAGCTATGGTTAATGGTTATGCAGTAGGAGGAGGCCATGTTTTACATGTCGTTTGTGATTTAACAATAGCTTCTGATAATGCTATTTTCAGTCAAGTAGGACCAAAAGTAGGTTCTTTTGATGGTGGATTTGGATGTTCATATTTGGCTCGTCATATTGGACAAAAAAAAACACGAGAAATGTGGTTTTTATGTAAAGAATATACGGCTAAAGAAGCTTTGTCTATGGGATTGATTAATAAAGTTGTAGAAAAAAATGAATTGGAAAAAAAAACCATAGAATGGTGTAAGATTATACAAAAAAGAAGTCCTATGTCTTTAAGAATGATAAAACGTAGTTTAAATGCTGAATTAGATGGACAACATGGATTAATGCAATTAGCAGGAGATGCTACTTTAATGTATTATTTAATGGAAGAATCTAAAGAAGGGAAAAGAGCTTTTTTGGAAAAAAGATCTCCAAATTTTAAAAAATTTCCTAAATTTTTATGA
- a CDS encoding SLC13 family permease, which yields MVIFIFILGYLLITLENFISVNKVIPSILMAIICWSLIIFFNLPVYELDQHLIPKKDPKYLLLFHLGKASEIIFFLIGAMSIIAIIEKYSGFEALKELFYTNTKRRFLWIISIVSFLLSAIIDNLTATMVLISLLRKTVYNYKDRLYYLGLVIISANAGGVWSPIGDITTTMLWISNKVTTIHLIKKIFIPSILCMVISTLIASYIPIFNGYIQIKKSGLSKDHINRGFFMLKIGLFLMLLVPVLKTIIGIPPYMAMMFSLAVILFIVSQKYKSQFILYDIFKKVDLSSILFFLGILLSVSSLESLGKLYNLSHWINENVYTWKITTFLFGLISSIMDNVPLVAATIAMFSYPINHDLWHFIAYASGTGGSIFLIGSAAGVAAMSMEKIDFFWYFKKISWIALIGYISGFLYLLIYPLFSL from the coding sequence ATGGTAATTTTTATTTTTATCTTGGGATATTTATTAATTACTCTTGAAAATTTTATTTCTGTAAATAAAGTCATTCCATCTATTTTAATGGCTATTATTTGTTGGTCATTAATTATATTTTTCAATCTTCCTGTCTATGAATTAGATCAACATTTAATTCCGAAAAAAGATCCTAAATATTTATTATTATTCCATCTAGGAAAAGCTTCTGAAATTATTTTTTTTCTTATTGGAGCTATGTCTATTATTGCTATTATTGAAAAATACTCAGGTTTTGAAGCTTTAAAAGAATTATTTTATACAAATACAAAACGTAGATTTTTATGGATTATAAGTATAGTTTCTTTTTTATTATCTGCCATAATAGATAATCTTACTGCTACTATGGTTTTAATTTCTCTTTTAAGAAAAACAGTTTATAATTATAAGGATCGTTTATATTATTTAGGATTAGTAATTATATCTGCTAATGCGGGAGGAGTCTGGTCTCCAATAGGTGATATTACTACAACTATGTTATGGATTTCCAATAAAGTAACTACAATTCATCTTATAAAAAAAATATTCATTCCATCTATATTATGTATGGTTATTTCTACTTTAATAGCTTCTTACATACCTATTTTTAATGGATATATTCAAATAAAAAAAAGTGGTCTCTCAAAAGATCATATAAACAGAGGTTTTTTTATGTTAAAAATAGGTTTATTTTTAATGTTACTTGTTCCAGTTTTAAAAACTATTATAGGAATACCACCGTATATGGCTATGATGTTTTCTTTGGCTGTTATACTTTTTATAGTATCCCAAAAATATAAGTCTCAATTTATTTTATATGATATTTTTAAAAAAGTAGATTTATCTAGTATTTTATTCTTCTTAGGAATTTTACTTTCAGTTTCTTCTTTAGAATCTCTGGGAAAGTTATATAATTTATCTCACTGGATAAATGAAAATGTTTATACATGGAAGATTACAACTTTCTTATTTGGATTAATTTCTTCTATTATGGATAACGTTCCTTTAGTAGCAGCTACTATAGCTATGTTTTCTTATCCAATAAATCATGATTTATGGCATTTTATAGCTTATGCTTCTGGAACAGGTGGGAGTATTTTTCTTATAGGATCGGCTGCAGGCGTAGCAGCTATGAGCATGGAAAAAATAGATTTTTTTTGGTATTTCAAAAAAATTAGTTGGATTGCTTTAATAGGATATATATCTGGATTTCTTTATTTATTAATTTATCCACTTTTTTCTTTGTAA
- the eno gene encoding phosphopyruvate hydratase: MSKIKIIQARQILDSRGNPTVEVDVITENNILGRASVPSGASKGKNEAFELRDNKENIFFGKSVLKAVQNVNDIIAPELIGKSVLDQICIDQLMLELDGTINKKRLGSNAILGISLAVAKAACNELNIPLYKYIGGIYTCGLPIPLINIVNGGKHSNNSIVFQEFMIVPIKANTFREALQMGHKVFYQLKNLLDKKGFSTSVGDEGGFSPNFNGVEEVLNHILEAIYMANYEPYDQIALAIDCAASEFYQNNEYNYSKFEKSEKKIKNLTKSREEHVHYLSYLVKKYPIISIEDGMDENDWEGWKLLTHEIGDKIQLVGDDLFVTQVDKLNEGIEKKVANSILIKINQVGTLTETIETINLAKKNKYQNIISHRSGDTEDSFIADLSVAFNIEQIKTGSLCRSERTSKYNQLLRIENALGKYSFYSKWN; this comes from the coding sequence ATGAGCAAAATTAAAATTATTCAAGCTAGACAAATATTGGATTCTAGAGGAAATCCTACTGTAGAAGTAGATGTAATAACAGAAAATAATATATTAGGACGTGCTTCTGTTCCATCTGGAGCATCAAAAGGAAAAAATGAAGCTTTTGAATTACGTGATAATAAAGAAAATATTTTTTTTGGAAAAAGTGTATTAAAAGCAGTTCAAAATGTTAATGATATTATTGCTCCTGAATTAATTGGAAAATCTGTTTTGGATCAAATTTGCATTGATCAACTCATGTTAGAGTTAGATGGAACTATAAATAAAAAAAGGTTAGGATCTAATGCTATTTTAGGTATATCTTTGGCTGTTGCAAAAGCAGCTTGTAATGAATTAAATATACCTCTATATAAATATATAGGAGGAATTTATACTTGTGGACTTCCTATTCCTTTAATAAATATTGTAAATGGAGGAAAACATTCAAATAATTCTATTGTTTTTCAAGAATTTATGATAGTTCCTATTAAAGCAAACACATTTAGAGAAGCTCTTCAAATGGGACATAAAGTATTTTATCAACTGAAAAATCTTTTAGATAAAAAAGGATTCTCTACAAGTGTAGGAGACGAGGGAGGTTTTTCGCCTAATTTTAATGGAGTTGAAGAAGTTTTAAATCATATATTAGAAGCTATATATATGGCAAATTATGAACCTTATGATCAAATAGCTCTAGCTATAGATTGTGCCGCATCTGAATTTTATCAAAATAATGAATATAATTATTCTAAATTTGAAAAATCGGAAAAAAAGATAAAAAATTTAACAAAATCAAGAGAAGAACATGTTCATTATTTGTCCTATTTAGTTAAAAAATATCCAATTATATCTATTGAAGATGGAATGGATGAAAATGATTGGGAAGGATGGAAATTATTAACTCATGAAATAGGAGATAAAATACAATTAGTTGGAGATGATCTTTTTGTTACACAAGTAGATAAATTAAATGAAGGAATCGAAAAAAAAGTAGCTAATTCTATTTTAATTAAAATCAATCAAGTAGGAACACTAACAGAAACAATTGAGACAATTAATTTAGCTAAAAAAAATAAATATCAAAATATTATTTCTCATCGTTCTGGAGATACTGAAGATTCTTTTATAGCGGATCTTTCTGTAGCATTTAATATAGAACAAATAAAAACAGGTTCTTTATGTCGCTCTGAACGAACTTCAAAATATAATCAATTATTACGTATTGAAAATGCACTTGGAAAATATTCTTTTTATTCAAAATGGAATTAA
- the rplQ gene encoding 50S ribosomal protein L17 encodes MNHRNKNNHLGRKYGHRKSLLSNMASSLIKKKKIFTTLAKAKALRKYIEPIITKSKINTIHSRRNIFSYLRDKTAVSELFKDIFEKIRERPGGYTRIIKTGFRFGDQAPLSFIELVDFNEIYISKRIKKPVKVRRSRKKIKKESNEQN; translated from the coding sequence ATGAATCATAGAAATAAAAATAATCATTTAGGAAGGAAATATGGACATCGCAAATCTCTTCTTTCCAATATGGCATCTTCTCTTATAAAAAAGAAAAAAATTTTTACTACTTTAGCTAAAGCTAAAGCTTTGAGAAAATATATTGAACCTATCATTACAAAATCAAAAATCAATACAATCCACTCCAGGAGAAATATTTTTTCATATTTAAGAGATAAAACAGCGGTTTCAGAATTATTCAAGGATATTTTTGAAAAAATTCGTGAACGTCCTGGTGGATATACTAGAATAATAAAAACTGGATTTCGTTTTGGAGATCAAGCTCCTCTTTCTTTCATAGAGTTAGTAGATTTTAATGAAATTTATATTTCTAAAAGAATAAAAAAACCTGTAAAAGTAAGACGTAGCAGGAAAAAAATAAAAAAAGAGAGTAATGAGCAAAATTAA
- a CDS encoding DNA-directed RNA polymerase subunit alpha, which produces MAILDFVKPDRIAISEFSDNNGVFHLKPLEPGYGITLGNALRRVLLGSLKGFSVTSIRIKGVKYEFSTIKGVVEDVTEIILNFKKIRFKQKVPGTCQETVNAYINHGKLVTGKILNKFISGFQILNDDLIICNKDELTPLEISFTIEEGRGYVPAEENKKNGNDLIGTIPIDSIYTPIKNVKYTIENCRVGQKTDFENLSLEIQTDGSICPKLALMEASKILIQYFSIFSYEKIGEKKQKETNKNKKYNEEFIRMRTLLKSKLSDMDLSVRTKNCLKSAAITTIADLVNCNRHNMLKMRNFGKKSLDELESKMKEKGLYFGMNIEEYKLLKES; this is translated from the coding sequence ATGGCTATTCTGGATTTTGTAAAACCCGATAGAATTGCAATATCCGAATTTTCGGATAATAATGGTGTTTTTCATTTAAAACCTTTAGAACCTGGATATGGAATTACATTAGGAAATGCGTTAAGAAGAGTTTTATTAGGATCTTTAAAAGGATTCTCTGTTACTTCTATTAGAATAAAGGGAGTTAAATATGAATTTTCGACTATAAAAGGAGTAGTTGAGGATGTTACTGAAATCATTTTAAATTTTAAGAAAATTCGTTTTAAACAAAAAGTACCAGGAACTTGTCAAGAAACAGTAAATGCTTATATAAATCATGGGAAACTAGTCACAGGAAAAATTTTAAATAAATTTATTTCTGGATTTCAAATTTTAAACGATGATTTAATTATTTGTAATAAAGATGAATTAACACCTTTAGAAATAAGTTTTACGATTGAAGAGGGAAGAGGTTATGTTCCTGCAGAAGAAAACAAAAAAAATGGGAATGACTTAATTGGGACTATACCTATAGATTCTATTTATACTCCTATTAAAAATGTAAAATATACAATAGAAAATTGTCGTGTAGGACAGAAAACTGATTTTGAAAATCTTTCATTAGAAATTCAAACAGATGGATCTATTTGTCCAAAATTAGCTTTAATGGAAGCTTCAAAAATACTAATTCAATATTTTTCTATATTCTCTTATGAAAAAATAGGAGAAAAGAAACAAAAAGAAACTAATAAAAATAAGAAATATAATGAAGAATTTATTAGAATGCGAACATTATTAAAATCCAAATTGAGTGATATGGATCTATCTGTTCGTACAAAAAATTGCTTAAAATCAGCAGCTATAACTACTATAGCAGATTTAGTTAATTGTAATAGACATAATATGTTGAAAATGAGGAATTTTGGTAAAAAATCTTTAGATGAACTGGAGAGCAAGATGAAGGAAAAAGGATTGTATTTTGGAATGAATATAGAAGAATATAAATTGTTGAAAGAATCATAG